Proteins from a genomic interval of Nostoc sp. KVJ3:
- a CDS encoding ParA family protein, which yields MPANLTLSIETNAGGVAKSTISYNLAYELGVRGYSVALLDIDPNESLTLFCGLGEFKTQGTMANVYHPDFNGNWPLVTAWQGKIDKIQVCKGGKELHETIREVSKDLRGAYTLADRLSDYPLSHDFVIIDCPATLEPLPLTALAASSHVLIPIQPEYKASQSAAAMIEWYYFNCKRLRLKPTPKILGIVPTRWKSDWGAHRSIVEELPLVCKNLGIQYFSPIRESADILNASGRGLPLGIYRPGKEARGDFMPIVDALVNELKLIRG from the coding sequence ATGCCTGCCAATTTGACCCTTTCGATTGAGACAAACGCTGGAGGAGTGGCGAAAAGTACTATTTCATACAATCTTGCGTATGAATTGGGTGTTCGTGGCTATTCAGTGGCACTATTAGACATCGATCCTAACGAATCATTGACATTATTTTGCGGATTAGGAGAATTTAAAACTCAGGGAACAATGGCTAATGTTTACCACCCAGATTTCAATGGGAACTGGCCTTTAGTTACAGCTTGGCAAGGTAAGATTGACAAAATTCAAGTTTGTAAAGGCGGAAAAGAATTACACGAAACAATTCGGGAAGTTTCAAAGGATCTGCGTGGAGCTTATACTCTTGCAGATCGGTTGAGTGATTATCCCTTATCTCACGATTTTGTAATTATCGATTGTCCTGCAACATTAGAGCCTTTACCACTGACTGCTCTTGCAGCTTCTAGCCACGTGTTAATTCCCATTCAACCTGAATACAAGGCTTCTCAAAGTGCTGCGGCGATGATTGAGTGGTACTATTTCAACTGCAAGCGGCTGAGATTGAAACCGACTCCGAAAATATTAGGTATAGTTCCTACTCGTTGGAAAAGTGATTGGGGAGCGCATAGAAGTATTGTTGAGGAACTTCCCCTAGTCTGTAAGAATTTGGGAATTCAGTATTTTAGCCCAATTCGAGAATCAGCTGATATTCTTAATGCTTCTGGTAGAGGGCTACCTCTGGGGATTTACAGACCGGGCAAAGAGGCAAGAGGAGATTTTATGCCAATTGTTGATGCACTAGTTAACGAACTTAAGCTAATAAGAGG